In Mycolicibacterium phocaicum, one DNA window encodes the following:
- a CDS encoding TetR/AcrR family transcriptional regulator, whose protein sequence is MAMSEDMPESLGCPWSEREAELLAITLELLREHGYDRLSVEAVATKAKASKATMYRRWPSKADLVLAAFIEGIRQSAVPPRTGSLRGDLLEIGRATCEQAREHTPTMRAVLNEMSHSPGLQAVMQEKFVLQRKLVLDGVLADAVERGEIDAAAINEEIFDLLPGYLVFRALVSDRPPTEDTVRILVDDVLLPSLTGRRSMS, encoded by the coding sequence ATGGCGATGTCAGAGGACATGCCCGAGAGCCTCGGCTGCCCATGGAGTGAGCGGGAAGCCGAACTGCTGGCCATCACACTCGAACTGTTACGGGAGCACGGCTACGACCGGTTGAGTGTGGAAGCCGTGGCGACCAAGGCCAAAGCGAGCAAGGCGACGATGTACCGGCGCTGGCCGTCGAAGGCCGATCTGGTGCTGGCCGCGTTCATCGAGGGCATTCGGCAATCCGCCGTGCCACCCCGCACCGGCTCGCTGCGCGGAGACCTGCTGGAGATCGGGCGGGCCACCTGCGAACAGGCGCGTGAACACACGCCGACCATGCGGGCGGTGCTGAACGAGATGTCACACAGCCCGGGTCTGCAGGCGGTGATGCAGGAGAAGTTCGTCCTGCAGCGCAAATTGGTGCTGGACGGAGTTCTCGCCGATGCCGTCGAACGCGGCGAGATCGACGCCGCGGCGATCAATGAGGAGATATTCGATCTGCTGCCGGGGTATCTGGTGTTCCGGGCGCTGGTCTCCGATCGACCGCCGACCGAGGACACCGTACGGATCCTGGTCGACGACGTGTTGCTGCCCAGTCTCACCGGCCGCCGCTCGATGAGCTGA
- a CDS encoding MmpS family transport accessory protein — translation MSKLARRQWIAIVVVVVIALVAFSVDRLRGIFGSDNEISRPGSEALENTGYNPKRVLFEVFGSPGSTATINFLDINAQPQRVENVTLPWSQALTTDDPTMYADLRAQGDGSTIGCRITVNGIVKDERSTNHVNGYIACLDKTA, via the coding sequence GTGAGCAAGTTGGCGCGCCGGCAGTGGATCGCCATCGTGGTGGTCGTGGTGATCGCCTTGGTCGCGTTCAGTGTCGACCGGTTGCGGGGCATCTTCGGTTCCGACAACGAGATCTCACGGCCCGGTTCAGAGGCCCTGGAGAACACCGGCTACAACCCGAAACGGGTGTTGTTCGAGGTGTTCGGTTCACCGGGATCCACGGCCACGATCAATTTCCTGGACATCAACGCACAGCCGCAGCGCGTCGAAAACGTCACCCTGCCGTGGTCGCAGGCCCTGACCACCGACGATCCGACGATGTACGCCGATCTCCGAGCGCAGGGTGATGGCAGCACCATCGGCTGTCGCATCACCGTCAACGGCATCGTCAAGGACGAAAGGTCCACGAACCACGTGAACGGTTACATCGCCTGCTTGGACAAGACGGCATGA
- a CDS encoding MMPL/RND family transporter, with protein sequence MSEHRSDAAVEGALPARLIRKFALPILLIWIAIAGVSNTISPQLEVVGWERSVGQNAPDAPGILAMRHIGEVFHEFDSDSAAMLVIEGDKPLGPEAHNYYDGLVKRLQADKEHVEHVQDFWGDPLTAGGSQSKDGKAALTQLYLRGNQGEAMSNISVDAVRKIVADDPPPPGIRAYITGASPLVTDNFEVGSAGTNEVTGVTFLVIGIMLLFVYRSLVSMVIVLLTVAIELAAARGVVAVLAHAGVIGLSTYATNLLTLLAIAAGTDYAIFVVGRYQEARGKGMDRISAYHDMWHGTVHVMVGSGLTIAGAVACMQFTRLPYFQTLGIPAALGVLVTLAAALTLGPAVLLIATRFGLLEPKVAQRARGWRRIGTAIVRWPGPILVVTGAIALIGVFALPGFEVSYDNRPYIPASAPGVVGMEAAERHFTEARINPELVMIEADHDMRNPADMLILERAAKAVLHTPGIALVQSITRPLGTPITHSSIPFQISASSASQIMNLGYQKDRANDLLKQANEIDNTISVLKQQLSLQKQSAEATHDQVEAFHDTVTTVNDLRNKLADFDDQFRPLRNYFYWEPHCFDIPMCAALRSVFDSLDGIADLSDKFGNITASLDKLDALQPQLVALIPPQIAIQERNRELTLSNYATTGGTNAQSDEALKNATAMGKAFDDAKNDDTFYLPPEAFDNADFKRGLKLFLSPDGKAARMIVTHQGNPANPEAIPHINAIKDAVFDALKATPMSDAKIYIAGIGSTNKDIQEGTKYDLLISALAAVALILLIMVIVTRSIVAAAVIVGTVVLSLGASIGLSVLVWQYIFGIHLYWVVVPLAIILLLAVGADYNLLLVSRFKEEMHAGLNTGIIRSMGGTGSVVTAAGLVFSATMAAFIFSPLVGLGQIGTTIGLGLLFDTLVVRSFMTPSIAALLGKWFWWPQIVRQRPVPAAWPSPQKFDDDDDLSLSER encoded by the coding sequence ATGAGCGAGCATCGCAGCGACGCCGCCGTCGAGGGTGCCCTGCCGGCACGGCTCATCCGCAAGTTCGCACTGCCGATCCTGCTGATCTGGATCGCCATCGCCGGCGTTTCCAACACCATCTCGCCGCAGCTCGAAGTGGTCGGCTGGGAGCGTTCGGTCGGGCAGAACGCACCCGATGCGCCGGGCATTCTCGCGATGCGGCACATCGGCGAGGTCTTCCACGAATTCGATTCCGACAGTGCGGCAATGCTCGTGATCGAGGGCGACAAGCCGCTCGGTCCGGAAGCCCACAACTACTACGACGGCTTGGTCAAGCGCCTCCAGGCCGACAAAGAGCACGTCGAGCATGTGCAGGACTTCTGGGGTGACCCGCTCACCGCCGGCGGCTCCCAGAGCAAGGACGGCAAGGCAGCTCTGACCCAGCTGTATCTGCGCGGTAATCAGGGCGAGGCGATGTCGAACATCTCCGTCGACGCCGTTCGCAAGATCGTCGCCGACGATCCGCCGCCGCCCGGTATCCGGGCGTACATCACCGGTGCTTCGCCGCTGGTGACCGACAACTTCGAAGTCGGTAGCGCCGGCACCAACGAGGTCACCGGTGTCACCTTCCTGGTCATCGGCATCATGCTGCTCTTCGTCTACCGCTCACTGGTTTCGATGGTCATCGTCCTGCTGACCGTCGCCATCGAACTCGCGGCGGCCCGCGGCGTCGTGGCGGTCCTCGCGCACGCCGGCGTCATCGGTCTGTCCACGTACGCGACGAACCTCTTGACCCTCCTCGCCATCGCGGCAGGCACCGACTACGCGATCTTCGTCGTCGGCCGCTACCAGGAGGCACGCGGCAAGGGCATGGACCGGATCTCGGCCTACCACGACATGTGGCATGGCACGGTGCACGTGATGGTCGGCTCCGGACTGACCATCGCCGGCGCCGTTGCCTGCATGCAGTTCACCCGGCTCCCCTACTTCCAGACGCTCGGCATCCCCGCCGCGCTCGGTGTCCTCGTGACGTTGGCCGCTGCGCTGACGCTGGGGCCGGCGGTGTTGTTGATCGCCACCCGATTCGGCCTCCTGGAACCCAAAGTCGCCCAACGGGCACGCGGCTGGCGCCGCATCGGCACCGCCATCGTGCGCTGGCCCGGTCCCATCCTCGTGGTGACCGGCGCGATCGCGCTCATCGGTGTGTTCGCGCTGCCCGGGTTCGAGGTCAGCTACGACAACCGCCCGTACATCCCGGCCAGCGCACCCGGTGTCGTCGGCATGGAAGCCGCCGAACGGCACTTCACAGAGGCGCGCATCAACCCCGAGCTGGTGATGATCGAAGCCGATCACGACATGCGGAATCCGGCGGACATGCTGATCCTCGAGCGCGCCGCCAAGGCCGTGCTCCACACACCGGGAATCGCTCTGGTGCAGTCGATTACGCGCCCGCTGGGGACGCCGATCACGCACAGCTCCATCCCGTTCCAGATCAGCGCCTCGAGTGCCAGCCAGATCATGAACCTGGGCTACCAGAAGGACCGCGCCAACGACCTGCTCAAGCAGGCCAACGAGATCGACAACACCATCAGCGTCCTCAAGCAACAGCTGTCGTTGCAGAAGCAGAGCGCCGAGGCGACCCACGACCAGGTCGAGGCATTCCACGACACCGTCACAACGGTCAACGACCTGCGGAACAAACTCGCCGATTTCGACGACCAGTTCCGCCCGTTGCGCAACTACTTCTACTGGGAACCGCACTGCTTCGACATCCCCATGTGCGCGGCATTGCGGTCCGTGTTCGACTCGCTCGACGGCATCGCCGATCTCTCCGACAAGTTCGGCAACATCACCGCCAGCCTCGACAAGTTGGACGCCCTGCAGCCGCAGCTGGTGGCGCTGATCCCGCCGCAGATCGCGATCCAGGAACGCAATCGCGAACTGACACTGTCGAATTACGCGACCACCGGTGGCACCAACGCCCAGAGCGATGAGGCCCTGAAGAACGCCACTGCCATGGGCAAGGCGTTCGACGACGCCAAGAACGACGACACGTTCTACCTGCCGCCCGAGGCCTTCGACAACGCCGACTTCAAACGCGGGCTCAAGCTGTTCCTGTCGCCAGACGGCAAGGCGGCGCGAATGATCGTGACGCACCAGGGCAATCCCGCCAACCCCGAGGCCATCCCGCACATCAACGCGATCAAGGACGCGGTGTTCGACGCCCTCAAGGCGACACCCATGTCGGACGCCAAGATCTACATCGCCGGTATCGGCTCCACCAACAAGGACATCCAAGAGGGCACCAAGTACGACCTGTTGATCTCCGCGCTGGCGGCAGTCGCGCTCATCCTGCTGATCATGGTGATCGTGACCCGCAGCATCGTGGCCGCGGCCGTCATCGTCGGTACCGTCGTGCTGTCCCTGGGCGCCTCGATCGGATTGTCGGTTCTGGTGTGGCAGTACATCTTCGGCATCCATCTGTACTGGGTCGTGGTGCCGCTCGCGATCATCCTGCTGTTGGCCGTCGGCGCGGACTACAACCTGCTGCTGGTGTCCCGGTTCAAAGAGGAGATGCATGCCGGCCTCAACACCGGCATCATCCGGTCGATGGGTGGCACCGGCAGCGTCGTCACAGCAGCCGGTCTGGTGTTCTCCGCAACGATGGCGGCGTTCATCTTCAGCCCGCTCGTAGGCCTCGGGCAGATCGGTACGACCATCGGTCTGGGTCTGCTGTTCGACACGTTGGTGGTGCGATCGTTCATGACACCGTCGATCGCCGCACTGCTGGGCAAGTGGTTCTGGTGGCCGCAGATCGTGCGCCAGCGCCCGGTGCCCGCCGCGTGGCCGTCGCCGCAGAAGTTCGACGACGACGACGACCTGTCGCTCAGCGAGCGCTGA
- a CDS encoding FAD-binding protein — protein sequence MSSVTADVVVVGYGAAGVCAALEARAQGADVLAIDRFNGGGATQVSGGIIYAGGGTWVQRQADITDSADAMYEYLHAEVGDSVRPETLRRFVDGSPAMIDWLTAHGVPFEASVCPYKTSYPNNKYYLYYSGSENSGQFRALTPPVQRGHRAKGPGASGKKIYQPLAASAHRAGVRTMFHTRAESLLTDAEGRVVGVRTSTLAQAPAWVQRRYATYAALSVKPGIYYPPLRAAMDRRLAALERRYARTVDVHARKGVILCAGGYIANRELIQQHAPDYRDGLQLGTSADDGSGMQLAVDVGAAVDRLDNVSAWRFITPPSAMLGGLVVNENGHRFIDETRYGAAIGNAMVQGHNGRGWILADRWLLEQARKQLPQQAIWFQRLQMEAMLRTDRVEAATIEAVAAKAGVDPVGLRRTVAEHNEAAAAGRPDPMGKPAEYVHPIEQGPYSLIAISIKRSLINPCPMFTLGGLIVDEDTGAVKTPEGQPIDGLFAAGRTAIGICANSYVSGLSLADCVFSGRRAAQHAVRRGSVSAR from the coding sequence ATGAGCAGCGTCACCGCAGACGTCGTTGTGGTCGGCTACGGAGCCGCGGGTGTGTGCGCTGCGCTCGAAGCGCGGGCTCAGGGAGCGGACGTCCTCGCCATCGATCGTTTCAACGGGGGCGGCGCCACGCAGGTGTCGGGCGGGATCATCTACGCCGGCGGTGGCACGTGGGTCCAGCGTCAGGCGGACATCACCGATAGTGCCGATGCCATGTACGAATACCTGCACGCCGAGGTCGGCGACTCGGTGCGGCCGGAAACACTGCGGCGGTTCGTCGACGGCAGCCCCGCGATGATCGACTGGCTCACCGCACACGGCGTGCCGTTCGAGGCCTCGGTGTGTCCCTACAAGACGTCGTACCCCAACAACAAGTACTACCTTTACTACTCGGGCAGTGAGAACTCCGGGCAGTTCCGTGCGCTCACGCCGCCGGTACAGCGTGGCCACCGCGCCAAGGGTCCGGGCGCGTCGGGCAAAAAGATCTATCAGCCGCTGGCTGCGTCAGCGCATCGGGCGGGCGTGCGCACGATGTTCCACACGCGAGCCGAGTCACTTCTGACCGATGCCGAGGGCCGGGTCGTGGGGGTCCGGACCAGCACCCTGGCGCAGGCGCCGGCGTGGGTGCAGCGTCGCTACGCGACATACGCCGCGCTGTCCGTGAAACCCGGTATCTACTACCCGCCGCTGCGCGCGGCGATGGACCGGCGGCTGGCCGCCCTCGAACGCCGCTACGCCCGGACGGTCGACGTCCATGCCCGCAAAGGTGTAATCCTCTGCGCCGGTGGATATATCGCCAATCGCGAGTTGATCCAGCAGCACGCTCCGGACTATCGCGATGGCCTGCAGCTCGGCACCAGCGCGGACGACGGCAGCGGCATGCAGTTGGCTGTCGACGTGGGCGCGGCCGTGGATCGGCTGGATAACGTGTCCGCGTGGCGGTTCATCACGCCGCCCAGTGCGATGCTCGGCGGGCTCGTCGTCAACGAGAATGGGCACCGCTTCATCGACGAAACCCGTTACGGCGCAGCCATCGGCAACGCGATGGTGCAGGGCCACAACGGGCGGGGCTGGATTCTGGCCGATCGGTGGCTGCTCGAGCAGGCGCGCAAACAGCTTCCGCAGCAGGCGATCTGGTTTCAGCGTCTGCAGATGGAAGCGATGCTGCGGACCGATCGCGTGGAGGCGGCCACCATCGAAGCTGTCGCCGCCAAGGCGGGCGTCGACCCGGTTGGACTGCGCCGGACCGTCGCTGAGCACAACGAGGCCGCGGCAGCGGGGCGCCCGGATCCGATGGGCAAGCCGGCCGAATACGTGCACCCCATCGAACAGGGTCCGTACTCGCTGATCGCGATCTCGATCAAGCGCAGCCTGATCAATCCGTGCCCGATGTTCACCCTCGGCGGCCTCATCGTCGACGAAGACACCGGCGCCGTGAAAACCCCTGAGGGACAACCGATCGACGGCCTCTTCGCGGCGGGACGCACGGCTATCGGCATCTGTGCCAACTCCTACGTGAGTGGGCTGTCGCTCGCCGACTGTGTGTTCTCCGGACGGCGTGCCGCGCAGCACGCCGTCCGACGCGGCTCGGTCAGCGCTCGCTGA
- a CDS encoding TetR/AcrR family transcriptional regulator, translated as MVEQTGRAVPAAVASKLYAAADLIAAKGLENTKIEEIAAASGVPKATLYYYFTGKDDILGFLLRDSLGDLARDVAAAADSTGSGRERLIAVITAQVAHTMNRPGTSMALVGDLGRAIRLPDLASAVQHAFYEPISRVLEAGAADGTLKRVADPHTDAVTIFGAVMMTALLHNALSSNKTQRDVAGDVIDFVLNGVAPTR; from the coding sequence GTGGTTGAACAGACGGGACGCGCAGTGCCCGCGGCAGTGGCGAGCAAGCTCTATGCCGCGGCCGACCTGATCGCCGCCAAGGGCCTGGAAAACACGAAGATCGAAGAGATCGCCGCCGCGTCCGGTGTCCCGAAAGCCACGCTGTACTACTACTTCACCGGCAAGGACGACATCCTCGGCTTCCTGCTGCGGGATTCACTGGGCGACCTGGCTCGTGACGTTGCCGCGGCCGCCGATTCCACGGGAAGCGGGCGGGAACGGCTCATTGCAGTCATCACCGCGCAGGTCGCGCACACCATGAATCGGCCGGGGACGAGCATGGCACTGGTCGGTGACCTGGGCCGCGCCATCCGACTCCCCGACCTCGCTTCGGCGGTCCAGCACGCGTTCTACGAACCCATTTCCCGCGTGCTCGAGGCCGGCGCCGCGGACGGCACCTTGAAGCGTGTCGCGGATCCGCACACCGATGCGGTCACCATTTTCGGCGCGGTCATGATGACGGCGCTGTTGCACAACGCCCTGAGTTCAAACAAGACGCAACGCGACGTCGCCGGTGACGTCATCGACTTCGTCTTGAACGGCGTTGCCCCGACGCGCTAA
- a CDS encoding DUF1330 domain-containing protein produces the protein MTVYAIAQLRFTDRPAYDRYQSRFMGVFAQYAGTILAADEAPAVIEGDWDREKVVLMSFPDESSFRAWANSPEYQEISVDRRAGSDAVVLLVKGIGAP, from the coding sequence ATGACGGTGTATGCCATTGCGCAGCTTCGGTTTACAGATCGACCCGCGTACGACAGGTATCAGAGTCGGTTCATGGGCGTCTTCGCGCAATACGCGGGGACCATCCTCGCGGCAGACGAGGCACCCGCGGTCATCGAAGGCGACTGGGATCGCGAGAAGGTGGTCCTGATGTCGTTCCCCGACGAGTCGTCGTTCCGTGCATGGGCGAATTCACCTGAGTACCAGGAAATCTCGGTCGATCGCCGGGCCGGATCCGACGCCGTCGTCCTGCTCGTCAAGGGAATCGGTGCGCCGTAG
- a CDS encoding universal stress protein, whose amino-acid sequence MGSYRTVLVGTDGSDSSMKAVEHAATFAAQQGAKLVIATAHFHEVEKGSWARAAAPEKASDRRAEDVLGRDAGYRVHGDAHVYEILRDAGELARGAGAQDVEERSVIGAPVEALTTLARDVAADLIVVGDVGLNTTAGRLLGSVPADVARKAKIDILIVHTVD is encoded by the coding sequence ATGGGTAGCTATCGGACGGTCCTGGTCGGAACTGACGGCTCAGACTCATCGATGAAGGCAGTCGAGCACGCCGCTACGTTCGCCGCTCAGCAGGGCGCGAAGCTGGTGATCGCGACGGCCCATTTCCACGAAGTCGAAAAGGGCAGCTGGGCACGAGCGGCCGCACCGGAAAAGGCCAGTGATCGTCGCGCCGAGGACGTACTCGGTCGTGACGCCGGCTACCGGGTGCACGGCGACGCGCACGTGTACGAGATTCTGCGCGACGCAGGCGAACTCGCGCGTGGCGCGGGCGCCCAGGACGTGGAAGAGCGGTCGGTCATCGGCGCACCCGTCGAAGCGCTGACCACGCTGGCGCGCGACGTCGCCGCCGACCTGATCGTCGTCGGCGATGTCGGCCTGAACACGACCGCAGGACGCCTGTTGGGCTCGGTTCCCGCCGACGTTGCGCGCAAGGCCAAGATCGACATCTTGATCGTGCACACCGTCGACTGA
- a CDS encoding VC0807 family protein, which produces MTAMSIDTIEPEPVDRPDAARSAAKRRAIVRTVLEIGTPLVAFYGLRATGHSEYFALLAATVVAGVPVAYGLVRVRRLDPYSGYLMLMFGLTLAVALVTTDPRLVLAGQTLVGGVAAAVFLASCLLGKPMTQFVAARFMPATTEHTPTTALLALHVRLSAVVGVGLLIQVAVLLGIIFTFPFDVANGLVNAVGSVVVLAIGAVVALMVRRFKQALAPEVRRPGTRHR; this is translated from the coding sequence ATGACCGCCATGTCGATCGACACCATCGAACCGGAGCCGGTCGACCGCCCGGATGCCGCCCGATCCGCCGCCAAACGCCGCGCGATCGTCCGGACCGTCCTCGAGATCGGCACGCCGCTGGTCGCCTTCTACGGCCTCCGCGCCACCGGGCATTCCGAGTACTTCGCGCTCCTGGCCGCGACGGTCGTCGCCGGTGTCCCGGTCGCGTACGGGCTCGTGCGGGTTCGTCGGCTCGATCCCTACTCCGGGTACCTCATGCTGATGTTCGGGCTCACCCTGGCCGTCGCCCTGGTGACGACCGATCCCCGGCTCGTGCTGGCTGGGCAGACGCTCGTCGGCGGTGTGGCGGCGGCGGTGTTCCTCGCCAGCTGCCTGCTCGGCAAGCCCATGACGCAGTTCGTCGCGGCCCGATTCATGCCGGCCACCACCGAGCACACTCCGACCACCGCGTTATTGGCGTTGCACGTCCGACTGAGCGCCGTCGTCGGCGTCGGCCTGCTGATTCAGGTGGCCGTCCTGCTCGGCATCATCTTCACGTTCCCGTTCGACGTCGCCAACGGCCTGGTCAACGCCGTCGGTTCGGTCGTCGTCCTGGCCATCGGCGCCGTGGTGGCCCTCATGGTCCGCCGCTTCAAGCAGGCTCTCGCACCGGAAGTCCGGCGGCCCGGTACACGGCATCGATGA
- a CDS encoding Gfo/Idh/MocA family protein, translating to MSETVAPVRIGILGAARIAPLALIKPAKGRDDVVVAAVAAREEERAAAFATRHGIGTAYSAYEDLIADPELDAVYIPLPNGLHGRWIRAALEAGKHVLCEKPFTANAAEAADIAQRAATSDRVVMEAFHYRYHPLALRVEETIASGELGKLQHVETAMCFPLPKFSDIRYNYALAGGATMDAGCYAIHMARIFGGGTPEVVSAQAKLRDRQVDRAMTAELRYPAGHTGRIRCSMWSTSLLEMSARVVGDHGELRVFNPVLPQLYHRLTVRTVKGKRVERFPRRASYDYQLDAFAGAVLRGEPVKTSPQDAVENMTVIDAVYRAAGLPVREPA from the coding sequence ATGAGCGAGACAGTCGCGCCGGTACGAATCGGCATCCTCGGCGCAGCCCGGATCGCGCCGTTGGCGCTCATCAAACCGGCCAAGGGCCGCGACGACGTCGTCGTGGCCGCGGTCGCAGCCCGCGAGGAAGAGCGGGCCGCCGCATTCGCCACCCGCCATGGCATCGGTACGGCGTACAGCGCCTACGAGGACCTGATCGCGGATCCCGAGCTGGACGCGGTGTACATCCCACTGCCGAACGGGCTGCACGGCAGGTGGATTCGGGCTGCCCTCGAGGCAGGTAAACATGTGCTCTGCGAAAAGCCGTTCACCGCCAACGCCGCTGAGGCGGCCGACATCGCCCAACGCGCGGCCACTTCCGACCGTGTGGTGATGGAGGCGTTCCACTACCGCTACCACCCGCTGGCGCTGCGCGTCGAGGAGACCATCGCCTCAGGCGAATTGGGGAAGCTGCAGCACGTCGAGACGGCGATGTGCTTCCCGCTGCCCAAATTCTCCGACATCCGGTACAACTACGCGCTGGCGGGCGGCGCGACGATGGACGCCGGCTGCTACGCCATCCACATGGCGCGCATCTTCGGCGGTGGCACTCCCGAGGTCGTATCGGCGCAGGCGAAACTCCGGGACCGGCAGGTCGACCGTGCGATGACCGCCGAATTGCGTTACCCCGCAGGGCATACCGGACGGATACGTTGCAGCATGTGGTCGACGAGTCTCCTCGAGATGAGCGCTCGGGTCGTCGGGGACCACGGCGAGTTGCGGGTGTTCAATCCCGTGCTGCCCCAGCTGTACCACCGCCTGACGGTCCGCACCGTGAAAGGCAAACGGGTGGAACGGTTTCCGCGGCGCGCATCCTATGACTATCAGCTGGACGCCTTCGCCGGTGCGGTCTTGCGTGGTGAACCTGTCAAGACCTCTCCGCAGGACGCGGTCGAGAACATGACCGTCATCGATGCCGTGTACCGGGCCGCCGGACTTCCGGTGCGAGAGCCTGCTTGA
- a CDS encoding L-serine ammonia-lyase produces MTISVFDLFSIGIGPSSSHTVGPMRAAGMFVDELSARNVVDQVVDVRVDLYGSLAATGGGHGTMPAILLGLEGYRPDTIETDEMERRLAVIRAEGKIRLGGRIVLALTESDIALHPTQQLDRHPNAMTVTATSADGGVLYRETYFSVGGGFVLTEQAMAASPESTSETAAFTSAAELLALTDRERISISDAMMAQESATRTEAEVRERLLHIRDVMVACATNGMSRDGYLPGNLRVRRRAKDWFVRLNAEDPQRDPAFAEDWVNLVALAVNEENASGGRVVTAPTNGAAGIIPAVLHYALHYTAAGKADPDDATVRFLLTAGAIGSLYKERASISGAEVGCQGEVGSAASMAAGGLAEILGGTTQQVENAAEIAMEHSLGLTCDPIGGLVQIPCIERNAISAGKAINAARMALRGDGTHRVSLDQVIETMRATGMDMSSKYKETSTGGLAVTVNVVEC; encoded by the coding sequence ATGACGATCAGCGTGTTCGATCTCTTTTCCATTGGGATCGGGCCGTCGAGTTCACATACCGTCGGGCCGATGCGAGCCGCCGGCATGTTCGTCGACGAGCTCAGCGCGCGCAATGTGGTCGACCAGGTCGTCGATGTCCGCGTCGACCTGTACGGGTCGCTGGCTGCCACGGGCGGCGGCCACGGCACCATGCCGGCGATTCTGCTCGGTCTGGAGGGCTACCGGCCCGACACCATCGAGACCGATGAGATGGAACGGCGGCTGGCGGTCATTCGAGCTGAGGGGAAGATCCGGCTCGGTGGCCGAATCGTGCTTGCCCTCACCGAATCCGATATCGCTCTGCACCCTACGCAGCAACTCGACCGTCACCCCAACGCGATGACGGTCACGGCGACCTCGGCGGACGGCGGGGTGCTGTACCGAGAAACGTACTTCTCGGTCGGCGGTGGCTTTGTCCTCACCGAGCAGGCCATGGCCGCCTCACCCGAAAGCACCAGCGAGACCGCCGCTTTCACGTCGGCAGCCGAACTGCTGGCCCTCACCGACCGTGAGCGCATCTCCATCAGTGATGCGATGATGGCGCAGGAGTCCGCGACCCGCACCGAGGCAGAGGTGCGCGAGCGTCTGCTGCACATCCGTGACGTGATGGTCGCCTGCGCGACCAACGGGATGTCGCGCGACGGCTACCTGCCCGGCAACCTGCGGGTCCGTCGCCGGGCCAAGGACTGGTTCGTGCGGCTCAATGCCGAAGACCCGCAGCGGGATCCGGCGTTCGCCGAGGATTGGGTGAACCTGGTGGCGCTGGCGGTCAACGAGGAGAACGCCTCGGGCGGACGCGTCGTCACAGCTCCGACGAACGGCGCCGCGGGCATCATTCCGGCCGTGCTGCACTATGCCTTGCACTACACGGCCGCGGGTAAGGCCGACCCCGATGACGCGACGGTTCGATTCCTGCTGACCGCCGGAGCCATCGGGTCGCTGTACAAGGAACGCGCATCCATCTCGGGCGCCGAGGTCGGTTGTCAGGGCGAGGTCGGATCAGCGGCCTCCATGGCGGCGGGCGGCCTCGCGGAAATTCTCGGTGGCACAACGCAACAGGTCGAGAACGCTGCCGAGATCGCCATGGAACACAGCTTGGGGCTGACGTGTGATCCGATTGGCGGCCTTGTCCAGATCCCCTGTATCGAACGCAACGCCATCTCCGCGGGCAAGGCCATCAACGCCGCACGCATGGCGCTGCGAGGTGACGGCACCCATCGGGTCAGCCTCGACCAGGTCATCGAAACCATGCGCGCCACGGGCATGGACATGAGCTCCAAGTACAAAGAAACCTCGACTGGCGGCCTCGCAGTGACCGTCAATGTCGTCGAATGCTGA